A part of Escherichia marmotae genomic DNA contains:
- the nepI gene encoding purine ribonucleoside efflux pump NepI, which produces MSEFITENRGAGAISRPNWSAVFSVAFCVACLIIVEFLPVSLLTPMAQDLGISEGVAGQSVTVTAFVAMFASLFITQTIQATDRRYVVILFAVLLTLSCLLVSFASSFRMLLIGRACLGLALGGFWAMSASLTMRLVPPRMVPKALSVIFGAVSIALVIAAPLGSFLGELIGWRNVFNAAAVMGVLCIFWIIKSLPSLPGEPSHQKQNTFRLLQRPGVMAGMIAIFMSFAGQFAFFTYIRPVYMNLAGFGVDGLTLVLLSFGLASFVGTSLSSIILKRSVKLALAGAPLVLAFSALILVLWGSDKIVATGVAIIWGLTFALIPVGWSTWITRSLADQAEKAGSIQVAVIQLANTCGAAIGGYALDNIGLTSPLILSGTLMLLTALLVTAKVKMKKS; this is translated from the coding sequence ATGAGTGAATTTATTACAGAAAACCGCGGCGCGGGTGCCATCAGCCGACCGAACTGGTCAGCCGTTTTCTCGGTGGCGTTTTGCGTCGCTTGCCTGATTATCGTTGAGTTTTTGCCTGTCAGTTTATTGACGCCAATGGCTCAGGATTTAGGTATTTCGGAAGGGGTTGCCGGACAATCGGTGACTGTTACCGCCTTTGTAGCGATGTTTGCCAGTTTGTTTATTACCCAGACAATTCAGGCCACTGACCGTCGCTACGTTGTTATTTTGTTTGCCGTTTTGCTGACGCTCTCTTGCTTGCTGGTTTCCTTTGCCAGTTCCTTCAGGATGTTGTTAATCGGCCGCGCTTGTCTGGGACTGGCGCTGGGTGGGTTCTGGGCAATGTCAGCGTCGCTGACCATGCGGCTGGTGCCGCCTCGAATGGTGCCGAAGGCTCTGTCGGTGATCTTCGGTGCCGTTTCTATCGCGCTGGTGATTGCCGCGCCGTTAGGCAGCTTTTTAGGCGAGCTTATCGGCTGGCGCAATGTCTTTAACGCGGCGGCAGTGATGGGCGTTCTGTGTATTTTCTGGATTATTAAATCATTGCCCTCACTGCCTGGCGAACCGTCACATCAGAAGCAAAATACCTTCCGCCTGTTGCAGCGTCCGGGGGTGATGGCCGGGATGATCGCTATCTTTATGTCCTTTGCGGGGCAATTCGCTTTCTTCACTTATATTCGCCCTGTGTATATGAATCTGGCGGGATTCGGCGTAGATGGCTTAACGCTGGTACTGCTGAGTTTTGGTCTCGCCAGCTTTGTCGGTACATCGCTTTCGTCGATCATTCTTAAACGTTCGGTAAAACTGGCCTTAGCGGGCGCACCGTTAGTGCTCGCCTTTAGCGCGCTGATACTGGTGTTGTGGGGAAGCGATAAAATTGTTGCTACCGGCGTGGCGATTATCTGGGGGCTGACCTTTGCTTTAATTCCCGTTGGCTGGTCAACGTGGATCACCCGCTCACTGGCTGATCAAGCAGAAAAAGCCGGGTCTATTCAGGTGGCCGTTATTCAGCTTGCCAATACCTGTGGCGCGGCAATCGGCGGTTATGCGTTGGATAACATTGGCCTGACTTCGCCGTTAATATTGTCCGGTACGTTGATGTTGCTTACCGCACTGTTGGTTACCGCAAAGGTGAAAATGAAGAAATCCTGA
- the yicS gene encoding protein YicS has translation MKSTTLLLIFTVFTVPDIVYAESPFSSLQSAKEKNTVLQDLRKICTPQASLSDEAWEKLMLSDEGNKQHIREAIVAMERNNQNNYWEALGRVECPDM, from the coding sequence ATGAAATCAACGACACTACTGCTTATTTTCACCGTTTTTACTGTGCCAGATATCGTATACGCCGAGTCACCTTTTAGCTCATTACAATCCGCAAAAGAGAAAAATACGGTATTGCAGGATTTGCGGAAAATTTGCACCCCACAGGCTTCATTGTCAGATGAAGCATGGGAAAAGTTAATGTTGTCAGATGAAGGCAATAAACAACACATACGCGAAGCCATCGTGGCGATGGAGCGTAATAATCAGAATAACTACTGGGAAGCGTTGGGTCGGGTAGAATGCCCGGATATGTAA
- a CDS encoding DUF1198 domain-containing protein codes for MIWIMLATLAVVFVVGFRVLTSGARKAIRRLSDRLNIDVVPVESMVDQMGKLAGDEFLRYLHRPDESHLQNAAQVLLIWQIVIVDGSEQNLHQWHRILQKARLAAPITDAQVRLALGFLRETEPEMQDITAFQMRYNAFFQPTEGVHWLH; via the coding sequence ATGATCTGGATAATGCTTGCCACGCTGGCGGTGGTGTTTGTGGTTGGTTTTCGGGTGCTGACATCCGGGGCCAGAAAAGCGATTCGCCGCCTGAGCGATCGGCTGAATATTGACGTGGTGCCTGTCGAATCGATGGTCGATCAGATGGGAAAATTAGCCGGTGACGAATTTTTACGTTATCTGCATCGCCCGGATGAGTCGCACTTGCAAAACGCCGCGCAGGTGTTGCTCATCTGGCAAATTGTCATTGTCGATGGCAGTGAACAGAACCTGCATCAATGGCATCGAATTTTGCAAAAAGCCCGTCTCGCCGCACCCATTACCGATGCACAGGTGAGGCTGGCGCTGGGTTTTCTACGAGAGACAGAGCCTGAAATGCAGGACATTACCGCTTTCCAGATGCGCTATAACGCGTTTTTTCAGCCTACTGAGGGCGTTCACTGGCTGCATTAA
- the nlpA gene encoding lipoprotein NlpA, whose translation MKLTTHHLRTGAALLLAGILLAGCDQQSSDTKHIKVGVINGAEQDVAEVAKKVAKEKYGLEVELVGFSGSLLPNDATNHGELDANVFQHRPFLEQDNQAHGYKLVAVGNTFVFPMAGYSKKIKTVDQLEDGATVAIPNDPTNLGRALLLLQKEKLITLQEGKGLLPTALDITGNPRHLQIMELEGAQLPRVLDDPKVDVAIISTTYIQQTGLSPVHDSVFIEDKNSPYVNILVARADNKDAENVKEFLQSYQSPEVAKAAETIFNGGAMPGW comes from the coding sequence ATGAAACTGACAACACATCATCTACGGACAGGGGCTGCATTATTACTGGCGGGGATCTTGCTGGCAGGCTGCGACCAGCAAAGCAGCGATACAAAACACATTAAAGTTGGCGTAATTAACGGTGCCGAACAGGATGTGGCGGAAGTCGCTAAAAAAGTGGCCAAAGAGAAGTATGGCCTTGAGGTTGAACTGGTAGGATTTAGTGGCTCATTGCTGCCTAATGATGCAACAAATCATGGTGAACTGGATGCCAACGTTTTCCAGCATCGCCCTTTCCTTGAACAGGATAATCAGGCTCATGGTTACAAGCTGGTGGCGGTGGGAAATACCTTTGTCTTCCCGATGGCTGGTTATTCGAAAAAAATCAAAACGGTCGATCAGCTAGAAGATGGAGCGACAGTAGCAATTCCGAATGATCCGACCAATCTGGGTCGTGCGCTGTTACTGCTGCAAAAAGAGAAACTGATCACCCTGCAAGAGGGAAAAGGTTTACTGCCAACGGCGCTGGATATTACCGGGAACCCGCGCCATTTGCAGATAATGGAGCTGGAAGGGGCACAATTACCGCGAGTGCTGGATGATCCGAAAGTGGATGTGGCAATTATCAGCACGACTTATATTCAGCAAACCGGGCTTTCCCCGGTGCATGACAGCGTTTTTATTGAAGATAAAAATTCGCCGTATGTGAATATTCTGGTGGCGCGGGCAGATAATAAGGATGCAGAAAATGTGAAGGAATTTTTGCAATCTTATCAATCACCGGAAGTGGCTAAAGCGGCAGAAACTATCTTTAACGGTGGCGCGATGCCGGGCTGGTAA
- the fliB gene encoding flagellin lysine-N-methylase — protein MQIHKVITPEFVKKFSCVGPNCLISCCQGWNIHIDKKTHHTYLNEQHPKIAQLAKENLLRVRNGKSRYSIIKLDAQGQCPFLDENKLCLVHRDLGEEALSETCSTYPRNKRHYADTTRHSMVLSCPEVARLVLFDADSMLVYEQDELLAKAKTPFTARQPVNQIHQIVHLFAWHLLQSPSLNVEENLMALAQFMVYLQRIEFDLHRYFVQAEQYHQELLSELAAGISLMSQSTPTESVGLKVRALTVLGSLVANKSSRDRIIADAHRKMAVYLDVANSPDKQVLADKFAVLDKQWQQLCQESILSAPHVLRNLLTYKIYHSHFPEADFSTVMRQVYRLILDYFYTKHLLSVISLEVTPDEATVLKIVASLAEKTLHSPIINQRMDKAIDMINTGDDLSCLLLIC, from the coding sequence ATGCAAATCCATAAAGTAATAACCCCCGAGTTTGTGAAGAAGTTTTCCTGCGTCGGTCCCAACTGCCTGATTTCCTGCTGTCAGGGATGGAATATACACATCGACAAGAAAACCCATCATACTTACCTCAACGAACAACACCCGAAAATTGCCCAGTTGGCGAAAGAGAATCTATTACGGGTGCGAAATGGTAAAAGCCGCTATTCGATAATCAAACTGGACGCTCAGGGGCAGTGTCCGTTTCTCGATGAAAATAAACTCTGCCTGGTTCATCGCGATCTGGGAGAAGAAGCGCTTTCAGAAACCTGTTCTACTTATCCACGTAACAAAAGGCACTACGCGGATACAACTCGCCATTCGATGGTGCTCTCATGTCCAGAAGTAGCCCGACTGGTATTGTTTGATGCCGACAGCATGTTAGTGTACGAACAGGATGAGCTGTTGGCGAAGGCGAAAACCCCCTTCACTGCCAGGCAGCCGGTTAATCAGATCCACCAGATTGTGCATCTCTTTGCCTGGCACCTCCTGCAGTCGCCATCGTTGAACGTTGAAGAGAATCTGATGGCGCTGGCACAGTTTATGGTTTACCTACAGCGCATTGAGTTCGATCTGCACCGCTATTTTGTGCAGGCTGAACAGTACCATCAGGAGTTATTAAGCGAGCTGGCGGCAGGTATTAGCCTGATGAGTCAATCAACGCCTACGGAGTCGGTGGGATTGAAGGTGCGTGCGCTGACGGTATTGGGTTCGCTTGTCGCGAATAAGAGCAGCAGGGATCGTATTATTGCTGATGCGCATCGAAAGATGGCAGTGTATTTAGACGTAGCAAACAGCCCGGATAAGCAGGTTCTGGCTGACAAGTTTGCAGTTCTGGACAAGCAGTGGCAGCAGCTTTGCCAGGAATCTATCCTCAGCGCTCCGCATGTATTGCGCAATTTACTGACCTACAAAATTTACCACAGCCATTTTCCTGAGGCTGATTTCTCAACGGTTATGCGCCAGGTTTACCGTTTGATCCTCGACTATTTCTACACAAAGCATTTGCTGAGTGTGATATCGCTGGAAGTCACTCCAGATGAGGCAACGGTGCTGAAGATTGTGGCGAGCCTTGCTGAGAAAACCTTGCATTCGCCAATTATCAATCAGCGGATGGATAAAGCGATCGACATGATCAATACCGGGGACGATCTCTCCTGCTTGCTGTTGATTTGTTGA